Proteins encoded within one genomic window of Jiangella mangrovi:
- a CDS encoding glycogen debranching N-terminal domain-containing protein, producing the protein MTVPPAPGPVPQPFLHDLVSCLKAPTVALSGADGQIRPAGAQGVLAHDRRIVSELRVDVDGHEPAPAGHGLRGAGHAHFTGLVRHLGDPGADPTVRLERQRFARPDGVAERLELVNNAREPITATVRAHVAADFATAEAIKHDGAQRGGRAPSTLSSPGTVGWSDGDLIVTVTAANAVVDAHEGGAVLSWPVELPPRTSWTADVEVAAAFTGGPPANAFGPADGAGWDAVAVAGRSDLARLTERSVDDLAALALSDPLEPSDTFLAAGSPWFFTLFGRDSLWAARFTLPLGTGLARGTLRTLARRQGRRHDPDTAEAPGKILHEVRIPAAGSWLPPVYFGTVDATALWICLLHDAWRWGLPAADVAELLEPLEGALHWLTEEADPDGDGFLEYVDTSGRGLANQGWKDSGDSIQYPDGTIAEPPIALSEAQAYAHEAALAGAALLDAFGRGSGRSSSGALREWAAALRERFAATYWVSDEKGRFPAIALDGAKRPVGTVTSNLGHLLGTGLLRPDEAAVVADRLGRPDLDAGYGLRTMSADAAGFNPLGYHAGSIWPHDTAIAVRGLAADGFADVAASLAGGLLRVAPDFAYRLPELFAGTDARAGEPVLAYPAACRPQAWSAATVVALLQAALGLTADVPAGTLRVAPHAAFADWFPLRVEGLRVAGRPLTIAVDAAGRAEVHTSAPVVVDTPE; encoded by the coding sequence GTGACCGTTCCGCCCGCCCCCGGTCCGGTGCCCCAGCCGTTCCTGCACGACCTCGTCAGCTGCCTCAAGGCGCCGACGGTGGCGCTGTCCGGTGCCGACGGCCAGATCCGCCCCGCCGGCGCCCAGGGCGTGCTCGCCCACGACCGCCGCATCGTCTCCGAGCTGCGGGTCGACGTCGACGGCCACGAGCCGGCACCCGCGGGCCACGGCCTGCGCGGCGCCGGGCACGCGCACTTCACCGGCCTGGTCCGCCACCTCGGCGACCCCGGCGCCGACCCCACGGTGCGGCTCGAACGGCAGCGCTTCGCCCGGCCCGACGGCGTCGCCGAGCGGCTCGAGCTGGTCAACAACGCGCGCGAGCCCATCACGGCCACCGTCCGCGCGCACGTCGCGGCCGACTTCGCCACCGCCGAGGCCATCAAGCACGACGGCGCCCAGCGCGGCGGGAGGGCCCCGTCGACTCTCTCCTCTCCCGGAACGGTGGGCTGGTCCGACGGCGACCTCATCGTCACCGTCACCGCAGCGAACGCCGTCGTCGATGCCCACGAAGGCGGCGCCGTGCTCAGCTGGCCGGTCGAGCTACCGCCCCGGACGTCGTGGACCGCCGACGTCGAGGTGGCGGCCGCCTTCACCGGCGGTCCCCCGGCCAACGCGTTCGGCCCGGCCGACGGCGCGGGCTGGGACGCCGTCGCCGTCGCCGGGCGGTCCGACCTCGCCCGACTGACCGAGCGCAGCGTCGACGACCTCGCGGCGCTGGCGCTGTCCGACCCGCTCGAGCCGTCCGACACCTTCCTCGCCGCCGGCAGCCCATGGTTCTTCACGCTCTTCGGCCGCGACTCCCTCTGGGCCGCGCGGTTCACGCTGCCGCTGGGCACCGGCCTGGCCCGCGGGACGCTGCGCACGCTGGCCCGCCGCCAGGGGCGCCGGCACGACCCCGACACCGCCGAGGCGCCGGGCAAGATCCTGCACGAGGTGCGCATCCCGGCGGCCGGGTCCTGGCTGCCGCCGGTCTACTTCGGCACCGTCGACGCCACCGCCCTGTGGATCTGCCTGCTGCACGACGCCTGGCGCTGGGGGCTCCCGGCCGCCGACGTCGCCGAGCTGCTCGAGCCGCTCGAGGGGGCGCTGCACTGGCTGACGGAGGAGGCCGACCCCGACGGCGACGGCTTCCTCGAGTACGTCGACACCAGCGGCCGCGGCCTGGCCAACCAGGGCTGGAAGGACTCCGGCGACTCCATCCAGTACCCCGACGGCACCATCGCCGAGCCGCCCATCGCGCTGAGTGAGGCGCAGGCCTACGCGCACGAGGCCGCGCTGGCGGGGGCGGCACTGCTCGACGCGTTCGGCAGGGGTTCCGGCCGCTCGAGCTCGGGTGCGTTGCGCGAGTGGGCCGCCGCGCTGCGCGAGCGCTTCGCCGCCACCTACTGGGTGTCCGACGAGAAGGGCCGGTTCCCCGCCATCGCCCTCGACGGCGCCAAGCGGCCGGTCGGCACCGTCACCTCCAACCTCGGCCACCTGCTCGGCACCGGGCTGCTGCGGCCCGACGAGGCCGCCGTCGTCGCCGACCGGCTCGGCCGCCCCGACCTCGACGCCGGCTACGGTCTGCGCACCATGAGCGCCGACGCCGCCGGGTTCAACCCGCTCGGCTACCACGCGGGCAGCATCTGGCCGCACGACACCGCCATCGCCGTGCGCGGGCTGGCCGCCGACGGATTCGCCGACGTCGCGGCGTCGCTGGCCGGCGGACTGCTGCGGGTCGCGCCCGACTTCGCCTACCGGCTGCCGGAGCTGTTCGCCGGCACCGACGCCCGGGCCGGCGAGCCCGTGCTCGCCTACCCGGCCGCCTGCCGTCCGCAGGCGTGGTCGGCGGCGACGGTGGTGGCGCTGCTGCAGGCGGCGCTGGGCCTGACGGCGGACGTCCCGGCGGGCACGCTGCGGGTCGCCCCGCACGCCGCGTTCGCCGACTGGTTCCCGCTGCGGGTCGAGGGCCTGCGGGTGGCCGGCCGCCCGCTCACCATCGCCGTCGACGCCGCGGGCCGCGCCGAGGTCCACACCTCCGCCCCGGTGGTCGTCGACAC